The window TGCCAGGATCAACCGATAATTCCGATAGTGAAAGTCAAATGATTGTTCTGGAAACCGTCGATATGAAGTACTCAAAAAATGAAATTATTGTTGAGAAAGATAAACCAGTCACATTAACACTCACAAATCGGGATAAGGTTGAGCATGACATTGAAATACGGACTTCCTCCTTTAACATGGTAATGGGATCCAAACATAATCATGGGGGAAATAAAGATTTGTTGCATCTACATGCTACACCTGGAAATACGGAGACACTAACATTTACCTTAACTGAATCTGGAGTTTATGAATTTTATTGTACCGTCCCAGGGCATAAGGAACTAGGGATGATTGGACAATTTATTGTAAGTTAAATACTTTAACCTGCCTAAGCTACATATATTAGTTGCCGGGGGTAGTCTTTGAAAAAGTCGTTGAAAATCTGGAGTTCACTAATCTTCGCGCACTTCTAATTCCCTATCATTTTGGAAAAGATTCCGCGTGAAATACCGGTAGAGGAATTAGTTGTTCAAATCGATGAGCGAAAATTAGTTTAAGCAGCAAATATTATCGAAATGGAACCCGAAGTCCAAACAGGAATAAGTGCACTTTTATACACTACAGATTCACATGAAGCATTTGAAACCCATCACTCTAAAACATGACGGGGAAATTGCGGTTTACCATCCGGAAGAGAATATTATGAGTCTTAGAGAAAAGATAAATACTCAGTTGGAGTTTTATGGAGTAGGTGCAGATATTATCGACATTGACATTACAGCAGAAATGAATAAGGTAGGAATCCCTTTTCATAAAACGTTTGATATTGTTAGGCCATATGTGCAGAAAGCGTTGAACGATGAGGATTACGACATCATACTCGAGATTCATCGGGTTTCACTTAAAGCGGATAGGACGACAGTCACTTATGAAGGGGAAAAGTTTGCATAAGTCGTATTTGTTATCGTTGGTGATCATGCTAATTTTAAATTGAATCAAGAGTTAGCTGAGAAACTAATGGCCGGGATGGAACAGATAGTGCTAAATATAACAGAGAATATCGTATTCAAATTAGATCTTGGCGTGAATGGAAAATATAATCAGGATCTTCATAAGCGTCATATGCTCGTTGAAATAGGCGGAATTGGAAATGATGAAACGGGACTAAATAGGACATCTGCTGTATTCGCAAAAGCTGTTTCTCGGATGTTACTTAGCGAAGATCTAACCCGAAATTAATTGCGCTTGTACCCTGCAATAATACAAATAGCTTCAATCGGAATGAATGCTCATCGATGGAGGATCAACACTTGAGTTGAAAACAGTAGATAATAATTTCACTCTTAAAGCCCTCAGTAACTACAAAAGTAGATAATGAGGGCTTTAAGAATTTCATCTTCGGTATTTATTGGTAAGAGAATGGTGATATGTATGGAAGATAAAGCTTAAAAAGAAAGTTGAAACTTCCTTGAGGATATGTTCGCGTGTATTTGATTTCTTCCTACTCGGTATAAATGTCATTGCAAAATCAATCGAATGGCCGTATTTATTTTGATATTAAAGATAACCATACGAGTTCGGTAGTTCAATATTGGTTCGATAGAAGGTTCTTTACTATTCGTCTTACCTTCTTCATTAAAAATGCATAAATACCGAGTAAACTCAAATTTGAAGGAGGAGAATATATTGTAAAAGTAGTAATTTGCTTTTCGTAAATGCATCGATCAGCGAAATGATGAATCCGAATATTGTTCAATTGTATTTACAATGCAATAATTCAATCAGTGTATAGGGTAATTACCTGGAGATGGTTTAAATTAAGTGTCGTGGATAGCGCCAACGGTTGGATTTGTGATAGCTTATTTTACACTCTTTATTTTTTAAGAAAGGTTTTTTTGCAAGCAAGTTATCAATTATTGATGGTGATATTAAATGGAAATAGGTTGGGTGCAGAGGTTGGAACAAATATTGTTTTGACAATTAGCGTTTTACTCGTATGGTTGAACACTGGGAAAGCAGTCGGTAGGTCACAACAACCTGCACTCCTGTTCATGGTAATACATCTTTTTGCAGCCTCTTTCCAACCGAAAGAGCTGACGGGTAAAACTGTCATGTCGACGTTTTTCATCGCCTTGGTTTTCGTGAAATTATTATTGCGGGGCTGAGACAGAAAAATTGAATCGGAGGGACAATTGTGAATAAACGAACCGTAAGTATTGTAATAACAGCTTTAATTATCGGTACGTTGATTGTTATGATGGTTAAATCGAATATAGAAACAGCGGAGCCAATCGATACAGTTTTTGCTGGAGCGGATAGTACAACGATTGAGTATAAGCCTGGACTTGAAAAAGGAAATACACCGCCTGATTTTGAACTTTCTACGCTTTCGGGTGACATGGTAAAGCTGACGGACTATAAAGGAAAAAAAGTTATTCTTAATTTCTGGGCGTCGTGGTGTGGTCCGTGCAAGGCGGAAATGCCACATATGCAAAATTATTATGCAAAAAATAAGGATTCTGCGAACGTAGAAATCATTGCGGTTAATTTGACTACGGCAGAGCGGGGTGGACTCGTAGGTATCGAGAAGTTTGTCGATGCTTATGGTCTAACATTTCCAATTCCACTTGACAATGATGGTGAAGTAATGGATTTGTATAATATTTTGCCAATTCCGACGACGTATATGATTAGCACGGATGGGAAAATTATGCATAAGATTATTGGCCCGATGGACGAAAAAACGATAAAAGAACTTGTTGATAATCTTGATTAAATGCAGCCAGTATCTTACCTATTATAAAATTCTTTTTCTGTTCGTTTAGTAGACAAGGGAGGAACATTGTGTGGCGAGCGCCGTCAATGAAAATAATATGGAAGAAGCGATTAAGGAATTGTTGAAACTTTCTGATCCCGTGGATATAAAAATCGTCTAGATTATGAATCTAGGCGTTTTTTTGTGCTTACCATATCGAAAATGCAAGATGAATTGCTAAAACATTGCACTAATTCTCCTTAATTAATCCTTAGTTTTGTAATGCGAATGTATTGTGATTGTAAAACTATAATCATAGTTATTATGCTAAAGTTATACAGGAAGTGATAAATAAAGATGTCGAACAAAGAAAAAAAGACATCAATAAAACAGTTGGGGTGGAAAATGAAAAATCGCGTTATTCAAATACTAATGGCTGTGTTTCTTATTAGTACAATACCCTTTATGTCGTCAAATAAGGTTAGTGCGGCAACTTCGAATGAGATTGCAACGTATGCTGAAAATTTATATGGAACGCCATATAAATTTGGTGGGACAACTACGTCTGGATTTGACTGTTCGGGTTATATCAGATATGTATTCAATAATTTCAACATGAGCCTACCGAGAACATCAGAGGATCAGTTTAGGGTGGGAACTACGATAAGTAAAGACAATCTGCAACCTGGGGATCTTGTATTTTTTGCAAATACATAT of the Sporosarcina sp. FSL K6-1508 genome contains:
- a CDS encoding redoxin domain-containing protein; the protein is MNKRTVSIVITALIIGTLIVMMVKSNIETAEPIDTVFAGADSTTIEYKPGLEKGNTPPDFELSTLSGDMVKLTDYKGKKVILNFWASWCGPCKAEMPHMQNYYAKNKDSANVEIIAVNLTTAERGGLVGIEKFVDAYGLTFPIPLDNDGEVMDLYNILPIPTTYMISTDGKIMHKIIGPMDEKTIKELVDNLD